The genomic window CAGCCTTTCTTCAGGGTCAGTCAAAAAGACAAGACTCCAATGATTCAATTAGCCCTGTATGAGTTATAGTGATAAGTGTGGAATACGCTTACATACATTGTGACAAgggtggatgatgatgatgatgatgtgatgatgatgatgatgatgatgatgacgatgatgagtATGACTttatgacgacgacgacgaggaTGATATGatgctgctgcttctgctgatTATGATGATCAGTGATGACGCATGTGACGAAGagtgaaaatgatgatgatgacgatgatgacgacgacgatatgATGATGATTGCTTGGCTGTTGCAGGACTTCTCGCAAAGCTACAGATTACTGACCTTCGAGATGGTGACGGCTGCAGAGTCTGCCAACCTGGGGCCTCTGATCGAGCGACTGGGCGACGTTCAGCTCCTCAGATATATCAACCGTAAGTCCATGGAGACATGTGTGCCCATCTACAGTATTTGGGGACAGCGCGGAGACCATGGGGTGGCATGCACTAGAAAGTACACAACTGGGTGTGACCCACGCTCTGAACTGATCGGATTGTTTGAAGTGTCATACAAACTTCAGTTTCAATCAATCCCACAGAGCGCTTAGGTCCCACCCAATTGGACCTCTTCTCGTGCATACCATCCCATGTAACCTCCGGCATTTTAAGCTGTCACTCTGTTTTtggctttttttctctctcaaagtTAAGTACGATCACTGCATTGCCACATGCACAGCTGTGCATAGTGGTACGTGTCTAAACTGTTCAGTAAAAGTACTCTTTTGCGCAACTTGTGTCTTCATGTCCCTGTGTCGGGTTCAAGTATTGTATATTTCCAGGTATGGTTATATGCCTTAAAGAGATAGTGGCTGTCTACAACATTGCAGTACTGTAGAACACcccaccccaatgtagtgtacacgaagggacctcggtttttcgtctcatccaaaagactagcacttgaacccaccacctaggttaggaaaggggggagaacattgctaacgccctgacccagggtcgaactcgcaacctctcgcttccgagcgcaagtgcgttaccactcggccacccagtccagacGCACCCCGATTTAAAGCGTCTCCCATTTAAAGGCAttgatttctcagattttctgttcacaacctctgtaagcTTAAGTCCATTTTACGACTGCTATTTTTTAATACCAAGTATTCTTACTTCttacaggggaggggggggttttTCTAAATTAGAGGTTACCGCTGTAGTATCAAGAGAAACGAAAATATTGTGCCGTGTCGTTGGCGAGGTTCCTTGTTTTTATGTGTTTGCCGGTATTACATGCCTTGTCATTTGTAGGAGGGGTGGTCAAGAAGCCGTTATTACGTGTACCATTTTTGACAcctgtttgtgatttcaatgttTCAGTTCTGCCAAAAGATTTTTCATACAAATTCATCAATTACGCCATAATGGtaagcgtgtgcgtgtgtagtgtagtgtagtttTGTGTAGAGTAGTgtagtgttgtgttgtgtgtgtgtgtgtgtgtgtgtatgcatgcctGTGTGCATGCGTATTGTGAATGGTGTGCAAGCTCTTTGACAAGCGAAAAGCTGACATTAGGCTAAATTGTCATGAGTGTATAATGTTGTGTCGAGTTTGTTTCACGTTCTGTTTAGAATTTGACCGAATATAATG from Littorina saxatilis isolate snail1 linkage group LG4, US_GU_Lsax_2.0, whole genome shotgun sequence includes these protein-coding regions:
- the LOC138963586 gene encoding uncharacterized protein — translated: MRVLLLLACAVVCALSAPASPDDVTQDRPFIALIKDIEAQPFFRDFSQSYRLLTFEMVTAAESANLGPLIERLGDVQLLRYINLLPKDFSYKFINYAIMHLEAEAGPANESFFKP